From the Homo sapiens chromosome 1, GRCh38.p14 Primary Assembly genome, one window contains:
- the KIRREL1 gene encoding kin of IRRE-like protein 1 isoform X1 encodes MLSLLVWILTLSDTFSQGTQTRFSQEPADQTVVAGQRAVLPCVLLNYSGIVQWTKDGLALGMGQGLKAWPRYRVVGSADAGQYNLEITDAELSDDASYECQATEAALRSRRAKLTVLIPPEDTRIDGGPVILLQAGTPHNLTCRAFNAKPAATIIWFRDGTQQEGAVASTELLKDGKRETTVSQLLINPTDLDIGRVFTCRSMNEAIPSGKETSIELDVHHPPTVTLSIEPQTVQEGERVVFTCQATANPEILGYRWAKGGFLIEDAHESRYETNVDYSFFTEPVSCEVHNKVGSTNVSTLVNVHFAPRIVVDPKPTTTDIGSDVTLTCVWVGNPPLTLTWTKKDSNMGPRPPGSPPEAALSAQVLSNSNQLLLKSVTQADAGTYTCRAIVPRIGVAEREVPLYVNGPPIISSEAVQYAVRGDGGKVECFIGSTPPPDRIAWAWKENFLEVGTLERYTVERTNSGSGVLSTLTINNVMEADFQTHYNCTAWNSFGPGTAIIQLEEREVLPVGIIAGATIGASILLIFFFIALVFFLYRRRKGSRKDVTLRKLDIKVETVNREPLTMHSDREDDTASVSTATRVMKAIYSSFKDDVDLKQDLRCDTIDTREEYEMKDPTNGYYNVRAHEDRPSSRAVLYADYRAPGPARFDGRPSSRLSHSSGYAQLNTYSRGPASDYGPEPTPPGPAAPAGTDTTSQLSYENYEKFNSHPFPGAAGYPTYRLGYPQAPPSGLERTPYEAYDPIGKYATATRFSYTSQHSDYGQRFQQRMQTHV; translated from the exons GGACCCAGACCCGCTTCAGCCAGGAGCCAGCTGACCAGACGGTGGTGGCTGGACAGCGGGCCGTGCTCCCCTGTGTGCTGCTCAACTACTCTGGAATTGTGCAATGGACCAAGGACGGGCTGGCCCTGGGCATGGGCCAGGGCCTCAAAG CCTGGCCACGGTACCGGGTTGTGGGCTCCGCAGACGCTGGGCAGTACAACCTGGAGATCACAGATGCTGAGCTCTCTGACGACGCCTCTTACGAGTGCCAGGCCACGGAGGCCGCCCTGCGCTCTCGGCGGGCCAAACTCACCGTGCTCA TCCCCCCAGAGGACACCAGGATTGACGGAGGCCCTGTGATTCTACTGCAGGCAGGCACCCCCCACAACCTCACATGCCGGGCCTTCAATGCGAAGCCTGCTGCCACCATCATCTGGTTCCGGGACGGGACGCAGCAGGAGGGCGCTGTGGCCAGCACG GAATTGCTGAAGGATGGGAAGAGGGAGACCACCGTGAGCCAACTGCTTATTAACCCCACGGACCTGGACATAGGGCGTGTCTTCACTTGCCGAAGCATGAACGAAGCCATCCCTAGTGGCAAGGAGACTTCCATCGAGCTGGATGTGCACC ACCCTCCTACAGTGACCCTGTCCATTGAGCCACAGACGGTGCAGGAGGGTGAGCGTGTTGTCTTTACCTGCCAGGCCACAGCCAACCCCGAGATCTTGGGCTACAG GTGGGCCAAAGGGGGTTTCTTGATTGAAGACGCCCACGAGAGTCGCTATGAGACAAATGTGGATTATTCCTTTTTCACGGAGCCTGTGTCTTGTGAGGTTCACAACAAAGTGGGAAGCACCAATGTCAGCACTTTAGTAAATGTCCACT TTGCTCCCCGGATTGTAGTTGACCCCAAACCCACAACCACAGACATTGGCTCTGATGTGACCCTTACCTGTGTCTGGGTTGGGAATCCCCCCCTCACTCTCACCTGGACCAAAAAGGACTCAAATATG GGGCCCAGGCCTCCTGGCTCCCCACCCGAGGCTGCTCTCTCTGCCCAGGTCCTGAGTAACAGCAACCAGCTGCTGCTGAAGTCGGTGACTCAGGCAGACGCTGGCACCTACACCTGCCGGGCCATCGTGCCTCGAATCGGAGTGGCTGAGCGGGAGGTGCCGCTCTATGTGAACG GGCCCCCCATCATCTCCAGTGAGGCAGTGCAGTATGCTGTGAGGGGTGACGGTGGCAAGGTGGAGTGTTTCATTGGGAGCACACCACCCCCAGACCGCATA GCATGGGCCTGGAAGGAGAACTTCTTGGAGGTGGGGACCCTGGAACGCTATACAGTGGAGAGGACCAACTCAGGCAGTGGGGTGCTATCCACGCTCACCATCAACAATGTCATGGAGGCCGACTTTCAGACTCACTACAACTGCACCGCCTGGAACAGCTTCGGGCCAGGCACAGCCATCATCCAGCTGGAAGAGCGAG AGGTGTTACCTGTGGGCATCATAGCTGGGGCCACCATCGGCGCGAGCATCCTGCTCATCTTCTTCTTCATCGCCTTGGTATTCTTCCTCTACCGGCGCCGCAAAGGCA GTCGCAAAGACGTGACCCTGAGGAAGCTGGATATCAAGGTGGAGACAGTGAACCGAGAGCCACTTACGATGCATTCTGACCGGGAGGATGACACCGCCAGCGTCTCCACAGCAACCCGGGTCATGAAGGCCATCTACTCG TCGTTTAAGGATGATGTGGATCTGAAGCAGGACCTGCGCTGCGACACCATCGACACCCGGGAGGAGTATGAGATGAAG GACCCCACCAATGGCTACTACAACGTGCGTGCCCATGAAGACCGCCCGTCTTCCAGGGCAGTGCTCTATGCTGACTACCGTGCCCCTGGCCCTGCCCGCTTCGACGGCCGCCCCTCATCCCGTCTCTCCCACTCCAGCGGCTATGCCCAGCTCAACACCTATAGCCGGGGCCCTGCCTCTGACTATGGCCCTGAGCCCACACCCCCTGGCCCTGCTGCCCCAGCTGGCACTGACACAACCAGCCAGCTGTCCTACGAGAACTATGAGAAGTTCAACTCCCATCCCTTCCCTGGGGCAGCTGGGTACCCCACCTACCGACTGGGCTAcccccaggccccaccctctGGCCTGGAGCGGACCCCATATGAGGCGTATGACCCCATTGGCAAGTACGCCACAGCCACTCGATTCTCCTACACCTCCCAGCACTCGGACTACGGCCAGCGATTCCAGCAGCGCATGCAGACTCACGTGTAG
- the KIRREL1 gene encoding kin of IRRE-like protein 1 isoform 1 precursor (isoform 1 precursor is encoded by transcript variant 1), with the protein MLSLLVWILTLSDTFSQGTQTRFSQEPADQTVVAGQRAVLPCVLLNYSGIVQWTKDGLALGMGQGLKAWPRYRVVGSADAGQYNLEITDAELSDDASYECQATEAALRSRRAKLTVLIPPEDTRIDGGPVILLQAGTPHNLTCRAFNAKPAATIIWFRDGTQQEGAVASTELLKDGKRETTVSQLLINPTDLDIGRVFTCRSMNEAIPSGKETSIELDVHHPPTVTLSIEPQTVQEGERVVFTCQATANPEILGYRWAKGGFLIEDAHESRYETNVDYSFFTEPVSCEVHNKVGSTNVSTLVNVHFAPRIVVDPKPTTTDIGSDVTLTCVWVGNPPLTLTWTKKDSNMVLSNSNQLLLKSVTQADAGTYTCRAIVPRIGVAEREVPLYVNGPPIISSEAVQYAVRGDGGKVECFIGSTPPPDRIAWAWKENFLEVGTLERYTVERTNSGSGVLSTLTINNVMEADFQTHYNCTAWNSFGPGTAIIQLEEREVLPVGIIAGATIGASILLIFFFIALVFFLYRRRKGSRKDVTLRKLDIKVETVNREPLTMHSDREDDTASVSTATRVMKAIYSSFKDDVDLKQDLRCDTIDTREEYEMKDPTNGYYNVRAHEDRPSSRAVLYADYRAPGPARFDGRPSSRLSHSSGYAQLNTYSRGPASDYGPEPTPPGPAAPAGTDTTSQLSYENYEKFNSHPFPGAAGYPTYRLGYPQAPPSGLERTPYEAYDPIGKYATATRFSYTSQHSDYGQRFQQRMQTHV; encoded by the exons GGACCCAGACCCGCTTCAGCCAGGAGCCAGCTGACCAGACGGTGGTGGCTGGACAGCGGGCCGTGCTCCCCTGTGTGCTGCTCAACTACTCTGGAATTGTGCAATGGACCAAGGACGGGCTGGCCCTGGGCATGGGCCAGGGCCTCAAAG CCTGGCCACGGTACCGGGTTGTGGGCTCCGCAGACGCTGGGCAGTACAACCTGGAGATCACAGATGCTGAGCTCTCTGACGACGCCTCTTACGAGTGCCAGGCCACGGAGGCCGCCCTGCGCTCTCGGCGGGCCAAACTCACCGTGCTCA TCCCCCCAGAGGACACCAGGATTGACGGAGGCCCTGTGATTCTACTGCAGGCAGGCACCCCCCACAACCTCACATGCCGGGCCTTCAATGCGAAGCCTGCTGCCACCATCATCTGGTTCCGGGACGGGACGCAGCAGGAGGGCGCTGTGGCCAGCACG GAATTGCTGAAGGATGGGAAGAGGGAGACCACCGTGAGCCAACTGCTTATTAACCCCACGGACCTGGACATAGGGCGTGTCTTCACTTGCCGAAGCATGAACGAAGCCATCCCTAGTGGCAAGGAGACTTCCATCGAGCTGGATGTGCACC ACCCTCCTACAGTGACCCTGTCCATTGAGCCACAGACGGTGCAGGAGGGTGAGCGTGTTGTCTTTACCTGCCAGGCCACAGCCAACCCCGAGATCTTGGGCTACAG GTGGGCCAAAGGGGGTTTCTTGATTGAAGACGCCCACGAGAGTCGCTATGAGACAAATGTGGATTATTCCTTTTTCACGGAGCCTGTGTCTTGTGAGGTTCACAACAAAGTGGGAAGCACCAATGTCAGCACTTTAGTAAATGTCCACT TTGCTCCCCGGATTGTAGTTGACCCCAAACCCACAACCACAGACATTGGCTCTGATGTGACCCTTACCTGTGTCTGGGTTGGGAATCCCCCCCTCACTCTCACCTGGACCAAAAAGGACTCAAATATG GTCCTGAGTAACAGCAACCAGCTGCTGCTGAAGTCGGTGACTCAGGCAGACGCTGGCACCTACACCTGCCGGGCCATCGTGCCTCGAATCGGAGTGGCTGAGCGGGAGGTGCCGCTCTATGTGAACG GGCCCCCCATCATCTCCAGTGAGGCAGTGCAGTATGCTGTGAGGGGTGACGGTGGCAAGGTGGAGTGTTTCATTGGGAGCACACCACCCCCAGACCGCATA GCATGGGCCTGGAAGGAGAACTTCTTGGAGGTGGGGACCCTGGAACGCTATACAGTGGAGAGGACCAACTCAGGCAGTGGGGTGCTATCCACGCTCACCATCAACAATGTCATGGAGGCCGACTTTCAGACTCACTACAACTGCACCGCCTGGAACAGCTTCGGGCCAGGCACAGCCATCATCCAGCTGGAAGAGCGAG AGGTGTTACCTGTGGGCATCATAGCTGGGGCCACCATCGGCGCGAGCATCCTGCTCATCTTCTTCTTCATCGCCTTGGTATTCTTCCTCTACCGGCGCCGCAAAGGCA GTCGCAAAGACGTGACCCTGAGGAAGCTGGATATCAAGGTGGAGACAGTGAACCGAGAGCCACTTACGATGCATTCTGACCGGGAGGATGACACCGCCAGCGTCTCCACAGCAACCCGGGTCATGAAGGCCATCTACTCG TCGTTTAAGGATGATGTGGATCTGAAGCAGGACCTGCGCTGCGACACCATCGACACCCGGGAGGAGTATGAGATGAAG GACCCCACCAATGGCTACTACAACGTGCGTGCCCATGAAGACCGCCCGTCTTCCAGGGCAGTGCTCTATGCTGACTACCGTGCCCCTGGCCCTGCCCGCTTCGACGGCCGCCCCTCATCCCGTCTCTCCCACTCCAGCGGCTATGCCCAGCTCAACACCTATAGCCGGGGCCCTGCCTCTGACTATGGCCCTGAGCCCACACCCCCTGGCCCTGCTGCCCCAGCTGGCACTGACACAACCAGCCAGCTGTCCTACGAGAACTATGAGAAGTTCAACTCCCATCCCTTCCCTGGGGCAGCTGGGTACCCCACCTACCGACTGGGCTAcccccaggccccaccctctGGCCTGGAGCGGACCCCATATGAGGCGTATGACCCCATTGGCAAGTACGCCACAGCCACTCGATTCTCCTACACCTCCCAGCACTCGGACTACGGCCAGCGATTCCAGCAGCGCATGCAGACTCACGTGTAG
- the KIRREL1 gene encoding kin of IRRE-like protein 1 isoform X2 translates to MGQGLKAWPRYRVVGSADAGQYNLEITDAELSDDASYECQATEAALRSRRAKLTVLIPPEDTRIDGGPVILLQAGTPHNLTCRAFNAKPAATIIWFRDGTQQEGAVASTELLKDGKRETTVSQLLINPTDLDIGRVFTCRSMNEAIPSGKETSIELDVHHPPTVTLSIEPQTVQEGERVVFTCQATANPEILGYRWAKGGFLIEDAHESRYETNVDYSFFTEPVSCEVHNKVGSTNVSTLVNVHFAPRIVVDPKPTTTDIGSDVTLTCVWVGNPPLTLTWTKKDSNMGPRPPGSPPEAALSAQVLSNSNQLLLKSVTQADAGTYTCRAIVPRIGVAEREVPLYVNGPPIISSEAVQYAVRGDGGKVECFIGSTPPPDRIAWAWKENFLEVGTLERYTVERTNSGSGVLSTLTINNVMEADFQTHYNCTAWNSFGPGTAIIQLEEREVLPVGIIAGATIGASILLIFFFIALVFFLYRRRKGSRKDVTLRKLDIKVETVNREPLTMHSDREDDTASVSTATRVMKAIYSSFKDDVDLKQDLRCDTIDTREEYEMKDPTNGYYNVRAHEDRPSSRAVLYADYRAPGPARFDGRPSSRLSHSSGYAQLNTYSRGPASDYGPEPTPPGPAAPAGTDTTSQLSYENYEKFNSHPFPGAAGYPTYRLGYPQAPPSGLERTPYEAYDPIGKYATATRFSYTSQHSDYGQRFQQRMQTHV, encoded by the exons ATGGGCCAGGGCCTCAAAG CCTGGCCACGGTACCGGGTTGTGGGCTCCGCAGACGCTGGGCAGTACAACCTGGAGATCACAGATGCTGAGCTCTCTGACGACGCCTCTTACGAGTGCCAGGCCACGGAGGCCGCCCTGCGCTCTCGGCGGGCCAAACTCACCGTGCTCA TCCCCCCAGAGGACACCAGGATTGACGGAGGCCCTGTGATTCTACTGCAGGCAGGCACCCCCCACAACCTCACATGCCGGGCCTTCAATGCGAAGCCTGCTGCCACCATCATCTGGTTCCGGGACGGGACGCAGCAGGAGGGCGCTGTGGCCAGCACG GAATTGCTGAAGGATGGGAAGAGGGAGACCACCGTGAGCCAACTGCTTATTAACCCCACGGACCTGGACATAGGGCGTGTCTTCACTTGCCGAAGCATGAACGAAGCCATCCCTAGTGGCAAGGAGACTTCCATCGAGCTGGATGTGCACC ACCCTCCTACAGTGACCCTGTCCATTGAGCCACAGACGGTGCAGGAGGGTGAGCGTGTTGTCTTTACCTGCCAGGCCACAGCCAACCCCGAGATCTTGGGCTACAG GTGGGCCAAAGGGGGTTTCTTGATTGAAGACGCCCACGAGAGTCGCTATGAGACAAATGTGGATTATTCCTTTTTCACGGAGCCTGTGTCTTGTGAGGTTCACAACAAAGTGGGAAGCACCAATGTCAGCACTTTAGTAAATGTCCACT TTGCTCCCCGGATTGTAGTTGACCCCAAACCCACAACCACAGACATTGGCTCTGATGTGACCCTTACCTGTGTCTGGGTTGGGAATCCCCCCCTCACTCTCACCTGGACCAAAAAGGACTCAAATATG GGGCCCAGGCCTCCTGGCTCCCCACCCGAGGCTGCTCTCTCTGCCCAGGTCCTGAGTAACAGCAACCAGCTGCTGCTGAAGTCGGTGACTCAGGCAGACGCTGGCACCTACACCTGCCGGGCCATCGTGCCTCGAATCGGAGTGGCTGAGCGGGAGGTGCCGCTCTATGTGAACG GGCCCCCCATCATCTCCAGTGAGGCAGTGCAGTATGCTGTGAGGGGTGACGGTGGCAAGGTGGAGTGTTTCATTGGGAGCACACCACCCCCAGACCGCATA GCATGGGCCTGGAAGGAGAACTTCTTGGAGGTGGGGACCCTGGAACGCTATACAGTGGAGAGGACCAACTCAGGCAGTGGGGTGCTATCCACGCTCACCATCAACAATGTCATGGAGGCCGACTTTCAGACTCACTACAACTGCACCGCCTGGAACAGCTTCGGGCCAGGCACAGCCATCATCCAGCTGGAAGAGCGAG AGGTGTTACCTGTGGGCATCATAGCTGGGGCCACCATCGGCGCGAGCATCCTGCTCATCTTCTTCTTCATCGCCTTGGTATTCTTCCTCTACCGGCGCCGCAAAGGCA GTCGCAAAGACGTGACCCTGAGGAAGCTGGATATCAAGGTGGAGACAGTGAACCGAGAGCCACTTACGATGCATTCTGACCGGGAGGATGACACCGCCAGCGTCTCCACAGCAACCCGGGTCATGAAGGCCATCTACTCG TCGTTTAAGGATGATGTGGATCTGAAGCAGGACCTGCGCTGCGACACCATCGACACCCGGGAGGAGTATGAGATGAAG GACCCCACCAATGGCTACTACAACGTGCGTGCCCATGAAGACCGCCCGTCTTCCAGGGCAGTGCTCTATGCTGACTACCGTGCCCCTGGCCCTGCCCGCTTCGACGGCCGCCCCTCATCCCGTCTCTCCCACTCCAGCGGCTATGCCCAGCTCAACACCTATAGCCGGGGCCCTGCCTCTGACTATGGCCCTGAGCCCACACCCCCTGGCCCTGCTGCCCCAGCTGGCACTGACACAACCAGCCAGCTGTCCTACGAGAACTATGAGAAGTTCAACTCCCATCCCTTCCCTGGGGCAGCTGGGTACCCCACCTACCGACTGGGCTAcccccaggccccaccctctGGCCTGGAGCGGACCCCATATGAGGCGTATGACCCCATTGGCAAGTACGCCACAGCCACTCGATTCTCCTACACCTCCCAGCACTCGGACTACGGCCAGCGATTCCAGCAGCGCATGCAGACTCACGTGTAG
- the KIRREL1 gene encoding kin of IRRE-like protein 1 isoform 2 precursor (isoform 2 precursor is encoded by transcript variant 2): protein MLSLLVWILTLSDTFSQVPPEDTRIDGGPVILLQAGTPHNLTCRAFNAKPAATIIWFRDGTQQEGAVASTELLKDGKRETTVSQLLINPTDLDIGRVFTCRSMNEAIPSGKETSIELDVHHPPTVTLSIEPQTVQEGERVVFTCQATANPEILGYRWAKGGFLIEDAHESRYETNVDYSFFTEPVSCEVHNKVGSTNVSTLVNVHFAPRIVVDPKPTTTDIGSDVTLTCVWVGNPPLTLTWTKKDSNMVLSNSNQLLLKSVTQADAGTYTCRAIVPRIGVAEREVPLYVNGPPIISSEAVQYAVRGDGGKVECFIGSTPPPDRIAWAWKENFLEVGTLERYTVERTNSGSGVLSTLTINNVMEADFQTHYNCTAWNSFGPGTAIIQLEEREVLPVGIIAGATIGASILLIFFFIALVFFLYRRRKGSRKDVTLRKLDIKVETVNREPLTMHSDREDDTASVSTATRVMKAIYSSFKDDVDLKQDLRCDTIDTREEYEMKDPTNGYYNVRAHEDRPSSRAVLYADYRAPGPARFDGRPSSRLSHSSGYAQLNTYSRGPASDYGPEPTPPGPAAPAGTDTTSQLSYENYEKFNSHPFPGAAGYPTYRLGYPQAPPSGLERTPYEAYDPIGKYATATRFSYTSQHSDYGQRFQQRMQTHV from the exons TCCCCCCAGAGGACACCAGGATTGACGGAGGCCCTGTGATTCTACTGCAGGCAGGCACCCCCCACAACCTCACATGCCGGGCCTTCAATGCGAAGCCTGCTGCCACCATCATCTGGTTCCGGGACGGGACGCAGCAGGAGGGCGCTGTGGCCAGCACG GAATTGCTGAAGGATGGGAAGAGGGAGACCACCGTGAGCCAACTGCTTATTAACCCCACGGACCTGGACATAGGGCGTGTCTTCACTTGCCGAAGCATGAACGAAGCCATCCCTAGTGGCAAGGAGACTTCCATCGAGCTGGATGTGCACC ACCCTCCTACAGTGACCCTGTCCATTGAGCCACAGACGGTGCAGGAGGGTGAGCGTGTTGTCTTTACCTGCCAGGCCACAGCCAACCCCGAGATCTTGGGCTACAG GTGGGCCAAAGGGGGTTTCTTGATTGAAGACGCCCACGAGAGTCGCTATGAGACAAATGTGGATTATTCCTTTTTCACGGAGCCTGTGTCTTGTGAGGTTCACAACAAAGTGGGAAGCACCAATGTCAGCACTTTAGTAAATGTCCACT TTGCTCCCCGGATTGTAGTTGACCCCAAACCCACAACCACAGACATTGGCTCTGATGTGACCCTTACCTGTGTCTGGGTTGGGAATCCCCCCCTCACTCTCACCTGGACCAAAAAGGACTCAAATATG GTCCTGAGTAACAGCAACCAGCTGCTGCTGAAGTCGGTGACTCAGGCAGACGCTGGCACCTACACCTGCCGGGCCATCGTGCCTCGAATCGGAGTGGCTGAGCGGGAGGTGCCGCTCTATGTGAACG GGCCCCCCATCATCTCCAGTGAGGCAGTGCAGTATGCTGTGAGGGGTGACGGTGGCAAGGTGGAGTGTTTCATTGGGAGCACACCACCCCCAGACCGCATA GCATGGGCCTGGAAGGAGAACTTCTTGGAGGTGGGGACCCTGGAACGCTATACAGTGGAGAGGACCAACTCAGGCAGTGGGGTGCTATCCACGCTCACCATCAACAATGTCATGGAGGCCGACTTTCAGACTCACTACAACTGCACCGCCTGGAACAGCTTCGGGCCAGGCACAGCCATCATCCAGCTGGAAGAGCGAG AGGTGTTACCTGTGGGCATCATAGCTGGGGCCACCATCGGCGCGAGCATCCTGCTCATCTTCTTCTTCATCGCCTTGGTATTCTTCCTCTACCGGCGCCGCAAAGGCA GTCGCAAAGACGTGACCCTGAGGAAGCTGGATATCAAGGTGGAGACAGTGAACCGAGAGCCACTTACGATGCATTCTGACCGGGAGGATGACACCGCCAGCGTCTCCACAGCAACCCGGGTCATGAAGGCCATCTACTCG TCGTTTAAGGATGATGTGGATCTGAAGCAGGACCTGCGCTGCGACACCATCGACACCCGGGAGGAGTATGAGATGAAG GACCCCACCAATGGCTACTACAACGTGCGTGCCCATGAAGACCGCCCGTCTTCCAGGGCAGTGCTCTATGCTGACTACCGTGCCCCTGGCCCTGCCCGCTTCGACGGCCGCCCCTCATCCCGTCTCTCCCACTCCAGCGGCTATGCCCAGCTCAACACCTATAGCCGGGGCCCTGCCTCTGACTATGGCCCTGAGCCCACACCCCCTGGCCCTGCTGCCCCAGCTGGCACTGACACAACCAGCCAGCTGTCCTACGAGAACTATGAGAAGTTCAACTCCCATCCCTTCCCTGGGGCAGCTGGGTACCCCACCTACCGACTGGGCTAcccccaggccccaccctctGGCCTGGAGCGGACCCCATATGAGGCGTATGACCCCATTGGCAAGTACGCCACAGCCACTCGATTCTCCTACACCTCCCAGCACTCGGACTACGGCCAGCGATTCCAGCAGCGCATGCAGACTCACGTGTAG